The Deltaproteobacteria bacterium genome has a segment encoding these proteins:
- a CDS encoding DUF1573 domain-containing protein, with translation MRVYFYKYTLFGIFLIFALHLALAGISPSNDFDFGRVIEGKKVEHTFRIINKSREIKKISKVKSSCGCTAVVTAEREILPGGETTLSAALDTWGLSGKVVKEIEVFFEKEKDPLILSLTGEVKMKSIPENAPIIFVSQNPVYLGIMKKGEKKIFSLIIQNKGKENLYIKNFHIEREKDGLTLDKHPILPGKKIEASFSYHAARRGPIEDHLIIVSNDPVNPNLFIPLRGEVREIL, from the coding sequence ATGAGAGTCTACTTTTATAAATATACACTTTTTGGAATATTCCTTATCTTCGCTCTCCATTTGGCACTGGCAGGAATTTCTCCGTCAAATGATTTTGACTTTGGCCGGGTTATCGAGGGAAAGAAGGTGGAGCATACCTTCAGGATCATAAACAAAAGCAGAGAAATAAAAAAAATTAGCAAGGTTAAATCCTCCTGCGGCTGTACAGCTGTTGTCACGGCAGAACGGGAAATATTGCCGGGTGGGGAAACAACCCTGTCTGCAGCACTCGATACATGGGGCTTGAGCGGCAAAGTCGTAAAAGAGATTGAGGTTTTTTTTGAAAAGGAGAAAGACCCTCTCATTCTTTCCCTCACCGGCGAAGTAAAGATGAAATCAATCCCGGAAAATGCCCCTATAATCTTTGTATCTCAAAATCCTGTTTACCTGGGCATAATGAAAAAAGGTGAAAAGAAAATATTCTCTCTCATTATTCAAAACAAAGGGAAGGAAAACCTTTATATAAAAAACTTCCACATCGAAAGAGAAAAAGACGGTCTCACACTGGATAAACATCCCATACTGCCCGGCAAAAAGATTGAAGCCTCTTTTTCCTACCATGCCGCCCGAAGGGGCCCCATTGAAGATCACCTGATCATCGTTTCTAACGACCCTGTCAATCCCAACCTCTTTATACCACTTCGCGGAGAGGTGAGAGAAATCCTTTAA